A window of the Capricornis sumatraensis isolate serow.1 chromosome 9, serow.2, whole genome shotgun sequence genome harbors these coding sequences:
- the B3GNT3 gene encoding N-acetyllactosaminide beta-1,3-N-acetylglucosaminyltransferase 3 — MRCSHPLRKEAGLALLLATFTLLLLSLHWSPPTCPRLKEQPRAPKAPDWPSPHFRPPPAPCRPNTSMMSLPNFAGQPRHIRDFLLYKHCRDFALLQEVPPDKCADPVFLLLVIKSSPSNYERRELVRRTWGRERQILGVQLRRLFLVGTDSNPLEARKVNRLLAMEAQTHGDILQWDFYDSFFNLTLKQVLFLQWQKTQCTNASFLLNGDDDVFAHTDNMVAYLQSHNPDQHLFVGHLIHNVGPIRIPWSKYYVPKVVMEEEHYPPYCGGGGFLLSRFTAAALRHACHALDLFPIDDVFLGMCLKQEGLEPASHSGIRTAGVQSPSSRLSSFDPCFYRELLLVHRFLPYEMLLMWDALNQPNLTCGRRRQVY, encoded by the exons ATGAGGTGCTCCCATCCCCTGCGGAAAGAGGCGGGCCTGGCTCTGCTTCTAGCCACCTTCACCCTCCTCCTCTTAAGTCTGCACTGGTCACCGCCCACCTGCCCCCGCCTGAAGGAGCAACCGCGCGCCCCCAAGGCTCCGGACTGGCCCTCACCGCACTTCCGCCCGCCGCCGGCCCCTTGCCGGCCCAACACCTCCATGATGTCCCTGCCTAACTTCGCAGGGCAGCCGCGGCACATCCGCGACTTCCTGCTGTACAAACACTGCCGCGACTTCGCGTTGCTCCAGGAAGTGCCGCCCGACAAGTGTGCGGACCCTGTCTTCCTGCTGTTGGTGATCAAGTCCTCGCCCAGCAATTACGAGCGCCGGGAGCTGGTGCGGCGCACGTGGGGCCGTGAGCGCCAGATTCTCGGCGTCCAGCTGCGCCGCCTCTTCCTGGTGGGCACCGACTCCAACCCGCTGGAGGCACGCAAGGTCAACCGGCTGTTGGCCATGGAGGCGCAGACGCACGGGGACATCCTGCAGTGGGATTTCTACGACTCGTTCTTCAACCTCACGCTCAAGCag GTGCTCTTCCTACAGTGGCAGAAGACACAGTGCACCAATGCCAGCTTTTTGCTCAACGGGGATGATGACGTCTTCGCCCACACAGACAACATGGTCGCCTACCTGCAGAGCCACAACCCTGACCAGCACCTCTTTGTGGGCCACCTGATCCACAATGTGGGCCCCATCCGGATTCCGTGGAGCAAGTACTACGTGCCGAAGGTGGTCATGGAGGAGGAACACTACCCGCCCTACTGCGGAGGTGGTGGCTTCCTACTGTCCCGATTCACGGCCGCCGCCCTGCGCCACGCCTGCCACGCCCTGGACCTCTTCCCCATCGATGATGTCTTCCTGGGCATGTGCCTGAAGCAGGAGGGCCTGGAGCCCGCCTCACACAGTGGTATCCGCACGGCTGGCGTTCAGTCCCCTTCCAGCCGCCTGTCCTCCTTTGACCCCTGCTTCTACCGAGAGCTGCTGCTGGTGCACCGCTTCTTGCCCTATGAGATGCTGCTCATGTGGGATGCGCTGAACCAGCCCAACCTCACCTGTGGCAGGCGGAGACAGGTCTACTGA